Part of the Caulifigura coniformis genome, CGGAGAGTTTTTGACGATTCCGTTTGACGCCATTCATGGCTTGCGCCCTACAGCGACAATGGAACTTCCGAACGGCAATGGAATGCCGCAGGAGATGATCCGGTTCTCGGCCTTCAGTGCACTCTCCAGGACTCGATTCATCAGCGGCGGGGTCGCCGCCAGGTCCGAAACGACATCCCCGGAATCTTCATGGCGACGAAACAACAGTGACGGCGCCCGTCGGGCGACGAGCGCGGGAAAAAGCACGGACATTCTGTACGACAGCAGTTCCACCCGCAGGTCGAGAAGCTCCAGGAGCTTCCGGGCCGAGCTAGTAGTGAAACGTTGTCGGGTATGAACTGCAAGGTCGTGCCGGCTCCGGAGCCAGTTATAGGCCGGGAGATGCAGCAGCAGGAGGCCGCCCGGCCGGAGCGTGCGGGTGAGCGTTTTGAGGCCGGCGGTCCCTTCGTCCAGCGGGGTCGTGTAGAGGACGTCGCAGCAGAAAAGGAGGTCGAGATCCGGCGTGCGGATCTCGGGGTGGCACAGATCTCCTTCGTAAACATCGGCCTGGGGATTCTTTTGTCGAGCATGCCCGACCGCGAGAGGCGAGAGGTCGAAGCCCCCCAGGTAGCTCGGATTCAGCAGGCTCTGGAACATCTGCAGGTGTGCGCCGCTCCCGCAGCCCGCATCAAGCACGCGTGGGCGGTCAGGAGGCGAGAATCGAGGACGCTTCAGAAGTCGGGAAAAGAGATCCCGGACACCGGCATACCACCAGTGCGTCTCCTCCAGCGCGGCCATCCGGTCGTACTCTGCGGGATTCATGGGTCGGTGCGACCCGGAAGTGCAGAGCGGAGAACCTCAATCACCCGGTCGACCTCGTCGTCGCGCAGTTCCGGGAAGATCGGAAGCGACAGAATCGCGCCGGCCGCGGCGTCTGTATGCGGCAGCGGCGCGAGGCCCGCGTGAAAAT contains:
- a CDS encoding class I SAM-dependent DNA methyltransferase; amino-acid sequence: MNPAEYDRMAALEETHWWYAGVRDLFSRLLKRPRFSPPDRPRVLDAGCGSGAHLQMFQSLLNPSYLGGFDLSPLAVGHARQKNPQADVYEGDLCHPEIRTPDLDLLFCCDVLYTTPLDEGTAGLKTLTRTLRPGGLLLLHLPAYNWLRSRHDLAVHTRQRFTTSSARKLLELLDLRVELLSYRMSVLFPALVARRAPSLLFRRHEDSGDVVSDLAATPPLMNRVLESALKAENRIISCGIPLPFGSSIVAVGRKP